The proteins below come from a single Benincasa hispida cultivar B227 chromosome 4, ASM972705v1, whole genome shotgun sequence genomic window:
- the LOC120075186 gene encoding single-stranded DNA-binding protein WHY1, chloroplastic-like isoform X1: MLRLQWLSSSLLPSFNPELLPESLSNGRLCSLNSFRPLLTLKPSPKCQYSWNTQQQQQQSPFEPGSQTDSFSSQTRARVAAAALPPRFFVGHSIYKGKAALTVEPRPPEFTPLDSGAFKISREGFVLLQFAPAAGVRQYDWSRKQVFSLSVTELGSLVALGPRESCEFFHDPYKGKSDEGKVRKILKVEPLPDGSGHFFNLSVQNKLINVDESIYIPITKAEYTVLVEAFKFVLPHLMGWHTIANTITRPEDSIRVNNANPRYGGDFEWNR, from the exons ATGCTGCGTCTTCAAtggctttcttcttccttgcttcCCTCATTTAACCCCGAACTCTTGCCGGAAAGTCTTTCTAACGGCAGACTGTGTAGCCTCAACTCCTTTCGCCCACTCCTTACTCTCAAACCTTCTCCGAAATGCCAATACTCCTGGAACacgcagcagcagcagcagcagtcGCCCTTCGAACCGGGCTCTCAGACCGATTCATTTTCCTCACAAACTCGCGCCAGAG TAGCTGCTGCTGCATTGCCACCGAGGTTTTTTGTTGGTCATTCGATATACAAAGGGAAGGCTGCTCTTACAGTTGAGCCTAGGCCACCCGAGTTTACACCTCTAGAT TCAGGGGCGTTCAAAATATCCAGGGAAGGATTTGTATTGCTTCAATTTGCTCCTGCAGCTGGTGTTCGTCAATATGATTGGAGCAGAAAACAG GTCTTCTCATTATCAGTGACAGAATTGGGAAGTCTAGTTGCCCTTGGCCCACGTGAGTCTTGTGAATTCTTTCACGACCCCTATAAGGGAAAAAg TGATGAAGGGAAGGTCAGAAAGATACTAAAAGTGGAGCCTCTTCCGGATGGTTCTGGCCATTTCTTCAATCTCA GTGTTCAGAACAAGCTAATCAACGTGGATGAGAGCATTTATATTCCTATCACCAAAGCAGAGTATACTGTACTTGTTGAGGCTTTCAAG TTTGTCTTGCCGCACCTCATGGGTTGGCATACGATTGCAAACACCATCACGAGGCCTGAAGATAGCATCCGAGTAAATAATGCCAATCCCAGATATGGGGGCGACTTTGAATGGAACAGATAG
- the LOC120075186 gene encoding single-stranded DNA-binding protein WHY1, chloroplastic-like isoform X2: MLRLQWLSSSLLPSFNPELLPESLSNGRLCSLNSFRPLLTLKPSPKCQYSWNTQQQQQQSPFEPGSQTDSFSSQTRARAAAALPPRFFVGHSIYKGKAALTVEPRPPEFTPLDSGAFKISREGFVLLQFAPAAGVRQYDWSRKQVFSLSVTELGSLVALGPRESCEFFHDPYKGKSDEGKVRKILKVEPLPDGSGHFFNLSVQNKLINVDESIYIPITKAEYTVLVEAFKFVLPHLMGWHTIANTITRPEDSIRVNNANPRYGGDFEWNR; this comes from the exons ATGCTGCGTCTTCAAtggctttcttcttccttgcttcCCTCATTTAACCCCGAACTCTTGCCGGAAAGTCTTTCTAACGGCAGACTGTGTAGCCTCAACTCCTTTCGCCCACTCCTTACTCTCAAACCTTCTCCGAAATGCCAATACTCCTGGAACacgcagcagcagcagcagcagtcGCCCTTCGAACCGGGCTCTCAGACCGATTCATTTTCCTCACAAACTCGCGCCAGAG CTGCTGCTGCATTGCCACCGAGGTTTTTTGTTGGTCATTCGATATACAAAGGGAAGGCTGCTCTTACAGTTGAGCCTAGGCCACCCGAGTTTACACCTCTAGAT TCAGGGGCGTTCAAAATATCCAGGGAAGGATTTGTATTGCTTCAATTTGCTCCTGCAGCTGGTGTTCGTCAATATGATTGGAGCAGAAAACAG GTCTTCTCATTATCAGTGACAGAATTGGGAAGTCTAGTTGCCCTTGGCCCACGTGAGTCTTGTGAATTCTTTCACGACCCCTATAAGGGAAAAAg TGATGAAGGGAAGGTCAGAAAGATACTAAAAGTGGAGCCTCTTCCGGATGGTTCTGGCCATTTCTTCAATCTCA GTGTTCAGAACAAGCTAATCAACGTGGATGAGAGCATTTATATTCCTATCACCAAAGCAGAGTATACTGTACTTGTTGAGGCTTTCAAG TTTGTCTTGCCGCACCTCATGGGTTGGCATACGATTGCAAACACCATCACGAGGCCTGAAGATAGCATCCGAGTAAATAATGCCAATCCCAGATATGGGGGCGACTTTGAATGGAACAGATAG